In Myripristis murdjan chromosome 9, fMyrMur1.1, whole genome shotgun sequence, the following proteins share a genomic window:
- the rtn4r gene encoding reticulon-4 receptor, giving the protein MKTTIIDGGRLLFLVMWLNLVPQTEGCPAKCVCYSEPRPTVACQQQGLFSIPTEIPVRSQRIFLQSNKLTVVRSTSFSSCHNLTVLWLYSNNISHIEAGAFYGLEKLEELDIGDNSNLRTISPTAFRGLTKLHTLHLHRCGLSELPVGVFRGMFSLQYLYLQDNNILTLHDDTFLDLANLTYLYLHNNKIKIVSDNMFRGLINLDRLLLHQNRVIYVQPRAFSDLGKLKSLFLFFNNLTVLTGETMDPLVSLQYLRLNGNQWICDCRARTLWDWFKRFKGSSSELECSVPDFLAGKDLKRLKSDDLEGCVETPQIQTNLFNSKARSGKFPSTENPLGDTIPRCCLGDNDKSSILSGKSRQITNNPLKEKENISKTKYKEPERTKNDTRNKQSDGPLGTLSNNLDKSLEDLNPELIDNLEPSTAPNKKKKKCSKKPKSDTHCLKGQGSTLQVLSFLLIPMIWISLAMS; this is encoded by the coding sequence GGGGGCGACTCCTGTTTCTGGTGATGTGGCTGAACCTTGTGCCTCAAACTGAGGGCTGCcctgccaagtgtgtgtgttacagtgagCCTAGGCCCACTGTGGCCTGCCAGCAACAAGGACTGTTTTCCATTCCCACTGAAATCCCTGTGCGGAGCCAACGGATATTCCTCCAGAGCAACAAGCTGACAGTGGTGAGGTCCACCAGCTTCAGCTCTTGCCACAACCTCACTGTTCTCTGGCTTTACTCCAACAACATCAGCCACATTGAGGCCGGAGCCTTCTATGGCTTAGAAAAATTGGAGGAATTGGACATTGGAGACAACAGTAACCTCCGTACCATCAGCCCTACTGCCTTTAGGGGTTTAACTAAGCTGCACACCCTCCACCTGCACAGATGTGGCCTGTCAGAGCTCCCTGTTGGAGTTTTCCGAGGAATGTTCTCCCTACAGTACCTTTACCTGCAGGACAATAACATTCTAACCCTGCATGATGACACTTTCCTGGACCTTGCCAACCTCACCTATCTCTATCTTCACAACAACAAGATCAAGATAGTGTCGGACAACATGTTTCGTGGCTTGATCAATCTGGACCGACTGCTGCTACACCAGAACCGGGTTATCTATGTCCAACCACGGGCTTTTAGTGATCTGGGTAAGCTGAAATCCCTGTTCCTGTTCTTCAACAATCTCACGGTCTTGACAGGAGAGACCATGGACCCACTGGTGTCTCTCCAGTATTTGCGTCTAAATGGGAACCAGTGGATTTGTGACTGTCGGGCGAGGACCTTGTGGGACTGGTTCAAACGTTTCAAAGGTTCCAGCTCTGAACTGGAGTGCAGTGTTCCCGATTTCCTGGCAGGGAAGGACCTGAAACGACTGAAAAGTGATGACTTGGAGGGGTGTGTGGAAACGCCTCAAATTCAGACCAATCTCTTCAACTCCAAGGCACGATCAGGGAAATTCCCCTCCACAGAAAATCCCTTGGGGGACACCATTCCCAGATGTTGTCTTGGAGATAATGACAAGTCCTCCATCCTATCAGGCAAGAGCCGCCAAATCACCAACAACCCCCTAAAGGAAAAGGAGAACATATCTAAGACTAAATACAAGGAGCCAGAACGAACAAAAAATGACACCCGGAACAAGCAGAGTGATGGACCGTTGGGAACCTTGTCCAACAACCTAGATAAGTCTTTGGAAGACCTAAATCCTGAGCTTATAGACAATCTGGAACCATCTACAGccccaaacaaaaagaaaaagaagtgttCCAAAAAGCCCAAATCAGACACCCATTGTCTCAAAGGCCAGGGATCTACTTTGCAAGTGCTGAGCTTTCTCCTCATTCCCATGATCTGGATATCTCTAGCCATGTCTTAG